A stretch of the Rosa rugosa chromosome 5, drRosRugo1.1, whole genome shotgun sequence genome encodes the following:
- the LOC133709518 gene encoding elongation factor 1-beta 2 — translation MAVTFTDLYTEAGLKSLEAYLSGKTYISGDQLTKDDIKVYAAVLEKPASSFPNVSKWYDCVSSQLAKSFPGKAAGVRVSNQAAPAAAPKAAAEDDDDLDLFGDETEEDKKAAEEIQAAKKPSAKKKESGKSSVLLDVKPWDDETDMKKLEEAVRSIEMEGLFWGASKLVPVGYGIKKLQIMLTIVDDLVSVDTLIEERLTVEPCDEWIQSCDIVAFNKI, via the exons ATGGCCGTCACCTTCACAGATCTCTACACCGAAGCCGGCCTCAAGTCCCTCGAGGCCTACCTCTCCGGCAAAACCTACATCTCCGG AGATCAGCTGACGAAGGATGACATCAAGGTGTACGCAGCCGTGTTGGAGAAGCCAGCGAGTTCCTTCCCCAATGTGAGCAAGTGGTACGACTGCGTTTCGTCCCAGCTCGCCAAAAG CTTCCCCGGAAAAGCTGCTGGTGTCAGAGTAAGCAACCAAGCTGCTCCTGCCGCGGCACCAAAG GCTGCAgcagaagatgatgatgacctTGATCTCTTCGGTGATGAAACAGAGGAGGACAAGAAGGCAGCAGAGGAGATTCAGGCAGCTAAGAAGCCTTCCGCCAAGAAGAAAGAGA GTGGAAAATCCTCTGTCCTTCTGGATGTGAAGCCGTGGGATGATGAAACAGACATGAAGAAGCTTGAAGAGGCTGTTAGAAGCATTGAAATGGAGGGTCTCTTCTGGGGTGCAT CAAAACTGGTGCCAGTTGGTTATGGGATAAAGAAGCTCCAGATCATGCTCACTATTGTCGATGATCTGGTGTCTGTGGATACTCTCATCGAGGAGCGTCTTACTGTTGAGCCGTGTGATGAGTGGATCCAGAGCTGTGACATTGTTGCCTTCAACAAGATTTAA
- the LOC133709893 gene encoding probable protein phosphatase 2C 35: MGCVHGKCCGRFPKSSDGDPREFRDSGPYSAQRKQHILTERSLELVPVPSHGFNLEYTVLTQRGYYPDSPDKDNQDSFCVKTQLQGNPNIHFFGVFDGHGQFGTQCANLVKDRLVEVLADDPTLPDDPVEAYNSAFLTTNSELHSSVIDDTMSGTTAITVLVVGNTLYVANVGDSRAVIAVKDGNRIIAEDLSCDQTPFRKDEYERVKQSGARVLSVDQVEGLKDPSIQSWGDEESEGGDPPRLWVQNGMYPGTAFTRSVGDSTAEKIGVVATPEVSMVQLTPNHLFFVVASDGVFEFLSSQAVVNMAAKYSDPRDACAAIAGESYKLWLEHENRTDDITIIIVHVKGLSNSAGGATDGTDGSTNRAARRRRKGNSGSSFNSGSEVFRSVRSDSSEIQSCQLVLSMNRNPAIVVPSPTCQSPRNSV; the protein is encoded by the exons ATGGGTTGTGTCCATGGCAAGTGTTGCGGTCGTTTTCCCAAGTCCTCCGACGGCGATCCCCGGGAATTCAGAGACTCCGGACCCTACAGCGCTCAGAGGAAGCAGCACATACTCACAGAGAGGTCATTGGAGTTGGTCCCCGTTCCTTCACACGGCTTCAATTTGGAGTACACTGTCCTAACGCAGAGGGGTTACTATCCCGACTCGCCGGATAAGGATAATCAGGACAGTTTCTGTGTTAAAACCCAGCTTCAAGGTAACCCAAATATCCATTTCTTTGGTGTGTTTGATGGGCATGGTCAATTTGGTACCCAGTGTGCTAATTTGGTTAAGGATAGACTGGTAGAGGTGTTAGCAGATGATCCCACATTGCCTGATGACCCTGTGGAAGCTTATAATTCTGCTTTTTTAACCACGAATAGCGAGTTGCATAGTAGTGTGATTGATGATACTATGAGTGGTACCACGGCGATTACTGTGCTTGTGGTTGGGAATACGCTGTATGTTGCGAATGTGGGTGATTCGAGAGCAGTGATTGCGGTGAAAGATGGTAATAGAATCATCGCGGAGGATTTGTCTTGTGACCAAACGCCGTTTAGGAAGGATGAGTATGAGAGAGTGAAACAGTCTGGAGCCAGGGTTTTGAGTGTTGATCAAGTGGAAGGGCTTAAGGATCCAAGCATTCAGAGTTGGGGTGATGAAGAGAGTGAAGGGGGTGATCCTCCAAGGCTGTGGGTTCAAAATGGTATGTATCCTGGGACTGCATTTACAAGGAGCGTGGGTGATAGTACTGCTGAGAAGattggtgttgttgcaactccggAAGTGTCAATGGTTCAGCTGACTCCCAATCATCTTTTCTTTGTCGTTGCAAGTGATGGGGTTTTCGAGTTCCTCTCAAGCCAAGCTGTTGTTAATATG GCAGCAAAATATTCAGATCCTCGGGATGCATGTGCTGCCATTGCTGGAGAATCATATAAGTTATGGTTGGAACATGAAAACCGAACAGATGATATAACAATTATCATTGTTCACGTCAAAGGCTTGTCTAAT TCAGCTGGTGGTGCTACAGATGGAACAGATGGGAGCACTAATAGAGCtgcaaggaggaggagaaaaggGAATTCTGGGTCATCATTTAACAGCGGTTCGGAAGTTTTCCGTTCAGTGAGAAGTGATTCCTCAGAGATACAGTCTTGTCAGCTTGTGCTTTCGATGAATCGAAACCCAGCTATTGTTGTTCCATCTCCTACATGTCAAAGCCCTAGAAATAG TGTTTGA